One Pseudomonadales bacterium genomic window, TAGACAACCAGCCAGCCAGATGCAAGCGCTTGAAACAATTTATCATTTGTTTTAATTAGAAGCGGCGGGGAAAGCGCTACTTTTGTGGTTGTGATCTTTGCCGTACCGCTTCGAACAGGCATACGCCAGTGGCGACAGAAACATTGAGGCTGCTCACCTCCCCCGCCATTGGGATATAGACCAGCTCATCGCAAGTTTCTCGTGTCAGTCGGCGCATACCTTTCCCCTCGGAGCCCATCACCAGTACTCGGGGGCCGGTGAGGTCAGCGCAATACAGTACTTGTGCACTTTCATCGACGGCGGCGCCAGTAATCCATAGCCCCCGTGCCTGAAGCCATTTTAATGTTCTGGCGAGGTTAGTAACACGAACAAAGGGCAATGTTTCCGCCGCCCCTGATGAAACTTTACTCACGGTGGAGGTGATGGGAGCACTATTGTCCTTGGGAACGATTACGGCGTTGACGCCAGCCGCATCAGCTGTGCGCAGGCAAGCGCCTAAGTTATGTGGGTCGGTAACACCATCTAATACGAGCAATAGCGGCGCTAGTTCTAGGTTATCTAACAAATCTTCCAGATAGCCTTCGTCGAACTCTTGGCGGGCAGCGCAACGTGCTGCAACACCCTGATGATTACCATCCACCAAAGTATCCAGCTCTTCACGTTCGACTTGGAGCACGGGAACTTGTTTGTGATTTGCGACTTTTAATAGCTGTCTAATGCGCGAATTAAACTTGTCATTTTGCACCCATAATTGTTCTATGCGTTCCGGGCTGCGTTGCAGCAAGGCTTGCACTGGATGAAAGCCGTAAACTAGGCTCTTGGTTTCGGGGTCGTTCGTCATAGGTTTTGGTTAGTCCGCTAATTACCTTTGCGTTTACCTTTATAGCCCTTGCCTTTAGAGGTGCGTTTACCGCCTTTTTTTGGTTTACCAGAATTTTTCTTTTCCTGGGGTAATAGTTCAAAATCAATTTTACGTTCGTCGAGATCGACGCGCGCTACTCTGATCTCAATGCTATCGCCCAAGCGATAGCTAAAA contains:
- the rlmB gene encoding 23S rRNA (guanosine(2251)-2'-O)-methyltransferase RlmB; protein product: MTNDPETKSLVYGFHPVQALLQRSPERIEQLWVQNDKFNSRIRQLLKVANHKQVPVLQVEREELDTLVDGNHQGVAARCAARQEFDEGYLEDLLDNLELAPLLLVLDGVTDPHNLGACLRTADAAGVNAVIVPKDNSAPITSTVSKVSSGAAETLPFVRVTNLARTLKWLQARGLWITGAAVDESAQVLYCADLTGPRVLVMGSEGKGMRRLTRETCDELVYIPMAGEVSSLNVSVATGVCLFEAVRQRSQPQK